From Deinococcus aquaticus, one genomic window encodes:
- a CDS encoding DUF4388 domain-containing protein: MVRGDLSVFPFLSVMQMFLASGRSGRLSVEHIRGGQLWIERGEITHAEVGRLRGDAALQCLSSLDGGNFTFEAEQRSEQRTLSLKRDSALRRMLEDSEAWTPLLRAFPDWNQRLRFTARWNEAQPVTRGQYRMLHLISDSASIRALLERAPEPPRAALETLRPFLMAELIELI; encoded by the coding sequence ATGGTACGTGGCGACCTGAGCGTGTTCCCGTTTCTGTCCGTGATGCAGATGTTCCTGGCGAGCGGGCGCTCGGGACGCCTGAGCGTCGAGCACATCCGCGGCGGTCAACTGTGGATCGAACGGGGCGAGATCACCCACGCCGAGGTCGGCCGCCTGCGCGGCGACGCCGCCCTGCAGTGCCTGTCCAGCCTGGACGGCGGCAACTTCACCTTCGAAGCCGAACAGCGCTCCGAACAGCGCACCCTGAGCCTGAAGCGCGACTCGGCCCTGCGCCGCATGCTGGAAGACAGCGAGGCCTGGACGCCGCTGCTGCGGGCCTTTCCCGACTGGAACCAGCGGCTGCGCTTCACGGCCCGCTGGAACGAGGCGCAGCCCGTCACGCGCGGTCAGTACCGCATGCTGCACCTGATCTCCGACAGCGCCAGCATCCGCGCCCTGCTGGAACGCGCCCCGGAACCCCCGCGCGCCGCCCTGGAAACCCTGCGGCCCTTCCTGATGGCCGAACTGATCGAACTGATCTGA
- a CDS encoding ADP-ribosylglycohydrolase family protein, whose product MTDPARMPAHMNDALETLLSLCAADALGAATEFKSLASIRAQYGERIRSYQPGSVFGFAPGEATDDSQMVAATLLGYRAAGAGAPDGVPHLAVLSALRDWLAAAPPDVGGLTRRALQITLRQPERLDGGALAWQESGLDGAGNGGLMRIAAPFLAGFRGEALARESAVVTALTHADPRCVHASVFLTAFLEALAGSGYEAAVDAALRVMERFDARLALVEAGVLGVDSQAAHAAFRERDRAARGEVRSRVRAGLAGHVTSQSGFVLDTLEAAVAHARGADWLACVEPAVLLGDDSDTVACVVGALIGARGLRVPPDLRPALRLGHSWPGWERGWPCVDHLGGLLP is encoded by the coding sequence ATGACTGATCCTGCCCGCATGCCTGCCCACATGAATGACGCGCTCGAAACGCTGCTGTCGTTGTGTGCCGCCGACGCACTGGGCGCGGCAACGGAGTTCAAGTCTCTGGCGTCCATTCGCGCGCAGTACGGCGAGCGGATCCGCAGCTACCAGCCGGGAAGCGTGTTCGGGTTCGCGCCGGGCGAGGCGACCGATGACAGTCAGATGGTGGCCGCGACCCTGCTGGGGTACCGCGCGGCCGGGGCGGGCGCGCCAGACGGAGTGCCGCACCTGGCGGTGCTGTCGGCGCTGCGGGACTGGCTGGCGGCCGCGCCGCCGGACGTGGGCGGCCTGACGCGCCGGGCGCTACAGATCACCCTGCGTCAGCCGGAGCGGCTGGACGGGGGCGCGCTGGCGTGGCAGGAGAGCGGGCTGGACGGGGCCGGGAATGGCGGCCTGATGAGGATCGCGGCCCCGTTCCTGGCCGGGTTCCGGGGCGAGGCGCTGGCGCGCGAGTCGGCGGTGGTGACGGCCCTCACGCACGCCGATCCGCGCTGCGTGCACGCCTCGGTGTTCCTGACGGCTTTCCTGGAAGCCCTGGCAGGCAGTGGCTACGAGGCGGCGGTGGACGCGGCCCTGCGCGTCATGGAGCGTTTCGATGCGCGTCTGGCGCTGGTGGAGGCCGGGGTGCTGGGCGTGGACTCGCAGGCGGCGCACGCGGCGTTCCGCGAGCGGGACCGGGCGGCGCGCGGCGAGGTGCGCTCGCGGGTGCGCGCGGGACTTGCGGGGCACGTGACCTCGCAGAGCGGGTTCGTACTGGACACCCTGGAGGCGGCCGTGGCGCACGCGCGCGGCGCGGACTGGCTGGCGTGCGTGGAACCGGCGGTGCTGCTGGGCGACGACAGCGACACGGTCGCGTGCGTGGTGGGCGCCCTGATCGGCGCGCGGGGCCTGCGCGTCCCGCCGGACCTGCGGCCCGCGCTGCGGCTGGGGCACTCCTGGCCCGGCTGGGAGCGAGGCTGGCCGTGCGTGGATCACCTGGGCGGGCTGCTGCCCTGA
- the rpmE gene encoding 50S ribosomal protein L31, with product MQKEIHPKAVPCKIIYQGKVIMETLSTKPEIHVDVWSGVHPFWTGEERFLDTEGRVDKFNKRFGDSYRTKRK from the coding sequence ATGCAGAAAGAAATCCACCCGAAAGCCGTTCCTTGCAAGATCATCTACCAGGGTAAAGTCATCATGGAAACCCTGAGCACCAAACCCGAGATCCACGTGGATGTCTGGAGCGGCGTGCACCCCTTCTGGACCGGCGAGGAGCGCTTCCTCGACACCGAAGGCCGCGTCGACAAGTTCAACAAGCGCTTCGGCGACAGCTACCGCACCAAGCGGAAGTAA